The following proteins come from a genomic window of Paenibacillus spongiae:
- the yajC gene encoding preprotein translocase subunit YajC, whose product MWVAADSGLGGLGALGSILPFVLMFAVFYFLLIRPQQKKQKHRSAMLNQLKKGDKVVTIGGMHGTILEITDDVVVLRVNDATKITFDRSAVNNVTSSSAAPAAPAEKKEDKPEDVKG is encoded by the coding sequence ATGTGGGTAGCAGCTGATAGTGGCTTAGGCGGTTTGGGAGCGCTTGGATCGATCCTGCCGTTCGTGCTGATGTTCGCGGTTTTCTATTTTTTACTTATTCGTCCGCAGCAGAAAAAACAGAAGCATCGCAGCGCAATGCTGAACCAGCTGAAGAAGGGCGACAAAGTCGTCACGATCGGCGGGATGCATGGCACAATCTTGGAGATTACGGACGATGTGGTCGTGCTTCGCGTCAATGATGCAACGAAGATCACATTTGACCGCAGCGCGGTTAATAACGTGACGTCAAGTTCGGCAGCGCCAGCGGCGCCGGCTGAGAAGAAAGAAGATAAGCCGGAAGATGTAAAGGGCTAA
- a CDS encoding TIGR04086 family membrane protein has product MKTMNSLKTPPKVHVASPMLAGIMYAAIWLALGALILSALLRWGNMQEHQLPTYSLIVHALAAFAGGFVAGKRSSKRGWYYGGFLGIAYGLLILLIGFLASNAGINVRTLTMLAETAACGTFGGMIGVNMKR; this is encoded by the coding sequence ATGAAAACGATGAATTCATTGAAAACACCGCCCAAGGTGCATGTCGCTTCCCCGATGCTCGCCGGCATTATGTATGCAGCCATTTGGCTTGCGCTCGGTGCGCTCATCTTGTCTGCCCTGCTCCGGTGGGGGAACATGCAGGAGCATCAGCTGCCGACTTACAGCTTGATCGTACATGCGCTTGCTGCATTCGCCGGCGGCTTCGTGGCTGGCAAACGCTCTAGTAAGCGGGGCTGGTATTATGGAGGATTTCTTGGCATCGCCTATGGACTTCTCATCCTGCTTATCGGCTTCCTCGCCTCCAACGCCGGGATAAACGTAAGAACGCTTACGATGCTGGCTGAAACTGCCGCATGTGGCACCTTCGGCGGAATGATTGGCGTTAATATGAAACGATAA
- the spoVB gene encoding stage V sporulation protein B produces the protein MTKQSFIKGALILLAAGVVNRILGFVPRIALPRIIGAEGVGLYQLGYPFLIVLLTLITGGIPLAVAKWIAEAETNGDQKRVKHIFRAAMGFTVTISVIFTALFLWLGPWITRTLMTDPRVYQTFLSMSPMLIIVGISSVYRGYFQGKQNMVPTAVSQTVETLFRIAFQLLLAVWLLPYGLAWAAAGAMLGVVAGEIAGLAILLWQYKRSKRHETGSAGIPVEQTPPAIATKQAGKKQPERQPVLRRLIGLSVPVTASKMIGSISYLLESILTARALAAAGVATGLATAQYGSLQGMIIPILLLPTALTYSLAVSLVPSLSEAAAQGNRALIHKRLHQSMRLALVTGAPFVVVMTLFAEPICRILYNHADIAPMLLWMAPIGIFIYLQAPLQASLQALNKPGTALFNTFIGAVVKLLLIIRLAAEPELGIYGALIAINVNIVLVTVLHGISVYRFVGFRMQALDFIKVGAAMVIMGAAALWVMNRYALPALWLNLAIACLAGIIVYLLLMIMLGIINRYDLARIPFIGRWFGKTV, from the coding sequence TTGACGAAGCAATCGTTTATTAAGGGAGCGCTTATTCTGCTTGCGGCCGGCGTCGTTAACCGGATCCTCGGCTTCGTGCCGCGCATCGCATTGCCCCGCATCATCGGAGCGGAGGGCGTCGGACTTTATCAGCTTGGCTACCCTTTCCTGATTGTCCTCTTAACGCTCATTACAGGCGGAATTCCGCTTGCCGTCGCCAAGTGGATCGCGGAAGCCGAAACGAATGGCGATCAGAAACGGGTCAAGCATATCTTCCGGGCCGCCATGGGGTTTACCGTTACGATTTCCGTGATCTTCACTGCGTTATTTCTATGGCTGGGTCCTTGGATAACCAGAACGCTGATGACCGATCCCAGGGTATATCAGACCTTCTTAAGCATGAGTCCCATGCTTATCATTGTCGGCATCTCGTCCGTCTACCGCGGATACTTTCAAGGTAAACAGAACATGGTGCCGACGGCCGTATCGCAAACGGTGGAAACCCTCTTTCGAATCGCTTTTCAGCTATTGCTCGCTGTATGGCTGCTGCCGTACGGACTGGCCTGGGCTGCCGCGGGCGCTATGCTTGGCGTCGTTGCCGGAGAGATAGCCGGACTCGCTATTCTTCTATGGCAGTACAAGCGGAGTAAGCGGCATGAAACCGGTTCGGCCGGAATTCCCGTTGAACAAACGCCCCCCGCTATCGCAACTAAGCAAGCAGGCAAGAAACAACCAGAACGGCAGCCGGTCCTCCGCCGTCTTATCGGTTTGTCCGTTCCCGTTACAGCAAGCAAGATGATCGGTTCCATCTCCTACCTGCTGGAATCCATATTGACAGCGCGCGCGCTTGCCGCCGCCGGAGTTGCAACGGGGCTCGCAACGGCTCAATACGGCTCCCTGCAGGGCATGATCATCCCGATCCTGCTGCTGCCAACCGCCCTTACCTATTCGCTGGCCGTTTCTCTGGTGCCATCTTTATCGGAGGCTGCTGCGCAAGGCAACCGGGCTTTAATTCATAAGAGGCTGCACCAATCGATGCGGCTGGCCCTTGTTACCGGTGCACCATTCGTCGTCGTGATGACCCTATTCGCTGAGCCCATCTGCCGCATCCTGTATAATCACGCCGATATTGCGCCAATGCTATTGTGGATGGCCCCCATCGGAATCTTTATCTATTTGCAGGCGCCGCTGCAGGCATCACTGCAAGCGCTCAACAAGCCGGGAACGGCACTTTTCAACACGTTTATCGGAGCCGTGGTCAAGCTGCTCCTTATTATTAGGCTGGCAGCGGAGCCGGAGCTCGGAATCTATGGAGCACTTATCGCGATTAATGTCAACATCGTGCTGGTCACCGTCCTGCATGGGATCAGCGTCTACCGCTTTGTCGGCTTCCGGATGCAAGCACTCGATTTTATTAAAGTCGGGGCTGCCATGGTAATTATGGGTGCGGCCGCACTATGGGTGATGAACCGTTATGCTTTGCCTGCACTTTGGCTTAATCTGGCGATCGCATGCTTGGCCGGCATTATCGTCTACCTCTTGCTCATGATCATGCTCGGCATCATAAACCGTTACGATCTTGCCCGTATTCCGTTCATCGGACGTTGGTTCGGCAAAACCGTTTAA
- the tgt gene encoding tRNA guanosine(34) transglycosylase Tgt: protein MAIKYELLKVCKQSGARLGRIHTPHGIIDTPTFMPVGTQATVKTMSPEELKQMDAHIILSNTYHLFVRPGHEIVRQAGGLHKFMNWDRPILTDSGGFQVFSLSQMRKIKEEGVEFRSHLNGDKLFISPEKAMEIQNALGPDIMMAFDECAPYPAEYDYVKQSLERTTRWAERCLKAHARPHDQALFAIVQGGMYDDLRRQSATELTSMDFPGYAIGGLSVGEPKDIMYRVLETTVPLLPKDKPRYLMGVGSPDALLDGSIRGIDMFDCVLPTRIARNGTTMTSSGRLVIRNAKFTDDFGPLDPECSCYTCTNYSRAYIRHLIKADETFGLRLTTYHNLHFLLQLMRDVRQAIMEDRLLDFRDAFFAKYGLFDNEKGF from the coding sequence ATGGCGATCAAATATGAATTACTAAAGGTTTGCAAGCAATCGGGTGCTAGACTGGGCCGCATTCACACCCCTCATGGAATTATCGATACCCCGACCTTCATGCCGGTCGGTACGCAGGCGACGGTCAAGACGATGAGTCCGGAAGAACTGAAACAGATGGATGCTCACATCATATTGAGCAATACCTATCATCTGTTCGTACGCCCCGGTCACGAGATCGTTCGCCAGGCGGGCGGTCTTCACAAGTTTATGAATTGGGACCGCCCGATCTTGACCGATAGCGGCGGATTTCAAGTGTTCAGCTTGAGTCAAATGAGGAAGATCAAGGAAGAGGGCGTTGAATTTCGCTCCCATCTTAATGGAGACAAGCTGTTCATCTCGCCGGAGAAGGCGATGGAAATTCAGAACGCGCTTGGCCCTGATATTATGATGGCATTCGATGAGTGCGCGCCATATCCGGCGGAGTACGATTACGTCAAACAGTCGCTCGAACGTACGACAAGATGGGCCGAACGCTGCTTGAAAGCGCACGCCAGACCGCATGATCAAGCGCTGTTCGCCATCGTTCAGGGCGGGATGTATGACGATTTGCGCCGTCAGAGCGCGACCGAGTTGACTTCCATGGATTTCCCGGGGTATGCTATTGGTGGATTGAGTGTCGGGGAACCGAAAGATATCATGTACAGGGTGCTCGAGACCACGGTGCCGCTTCTTCCGAAAGACAAGCCCCGCTATTTGATGGGGGTAGGTTCGCCGGATGCGCTGCTTGACGGCTCCATACGCGGTATTGACATGTTCGATTGCGTACTGCCGACCCGCATTGCTCGCAATGGTACGACGATGACGAGTTCCGGACGGCTGGTCATTCGTAATGCGAAATTCACGGACGACTTCGGTCCGCTGGATCCGGAATGCTCCTGCTATACATGTACGAATTACTCGCGTGCTTATATCCGTCATCTGATTAAAGCGGATGAAACCTTCGGTCTGCGGTTGACGACGTATCACAATTTGCATTTCTTGTTACAGCTTATGCGGGACGTGCGTCAAGCGATTATGGAGGATCGGCTGCTTGATTTCCGTGATGCCTTCTTTGCGAAATACGGTTTGTTTGACAATGAAAAAGGATTTTGA
- a CDS encoding post-transcriptional regulator encodes MTEEEWLQTIETLCESKVEEFKLVGYEHVTAKEVWECVSEKYAKTGVPAMHEVVNDILSLKVMKFMNFMTISAYRGTHF; translated from the coding sequence ATGACGGAAGAAGAATGGCTCCAAACCATCGAAACACTGTGCGAGAGCAAAGTGGAGGAATTCAAGCTGGTCGGTTACGAGCATGTAACCGCGAAGGAAGTTTGGGAATGTGTCAGCGAGAAGTATGCAAAAACAGGCGTACCTGCCATGCATGAGGTGGTAAACGATATTTTATCGCTCAAAGTGATGAAGTTTATGAATTTCATGACGATAAGCGCGTATCGGGGAACCCATTTTTGA
- the queA gene encoding tRNA preQ1(34) S-adenosylmethionine ribosyltransferase-isomerase QueA — protein sequence MNVDDFDFELPEKLIAQTPLLERTASRLLSLDKHSGTIGHHRFTDLADMLHPGDTLILNDTRVLPARLLGVKADTGAKAELLLLKQLEGDCWETLAKPAKRLKLGAELAFGDDGTGKPLLRAIVRGEGDMGSREVEFRYEGIFQELLDRLGEMPLPPYIKERLDDRERYQTVYAKHEGSAAAPTAGLHFTEPFLEQLRAKGIDIAYVTLHVGLGTFRPMSVERVEDHTMHAEYYELSDATALLLKQTKARGGRVVAVGTTSARTLETAASRFPTGDIQACSGWTDIFLFPGYSFKLVDALLTNFHLPKSTLVMLVSALAGRDNVLKAYREAVEKEYRFFSFGDAMFIY from the coding sequence ATGAATGTAGATGATTTTGATTTTGAATTGCCGGAGAAATTAATCGCTCAGACGCCATTGCTGGAGCGAACGGCTTCAAGGCTCCTTTCTCTGGATAAGCACTCCGGTACGATCGGTCACCATCGATTCACGGACCTTGCGGATATGCTGCACCCGGGAGATACCTTGATATTGAACGATACGCGCGTTCTTCCTGCGCGATTGCTCGGCGTGAAGGCGGACACGGGAGCCAAGGCGGAGCTGCTGCTGCTCAAGCAGCTCGAAGGCGACTGCTGGGAGACGCTGGCGAAGCCTGCCAAGCGTCTTAAACTAGGCGCTGAGCTGGCTTTCGGCGATGATGGGACAGGCAAGCCGCTGCTTCGTGCAATCGTGCGAGGCGAAGGGGATATGGGCTCGCGTGAAGTGGAGTTCCGCTATGAGGGCATATTTCAAGAGCTGCTTGACCGTCTGGGCGAGATGCCGCTGCCGCCCTATATCAAGGAGCGGTTGGATGACCGGGAACGTTATCAGACGGTATATGCGAAGCATGAAGGCTCGGCAGCCGCTCCTACGGCGGGACTTCACTTTACAGAGCCGTTTCTAGAACAGTTGAGGGCGAAAGGGATCGATATCGCCTATGTAACGCTCCACGTTGGTCTGGGGACGTTTCGTCCCATGTCCGTGGAGCGCGTAGAAGACCATACGATGCATGCCGAGTATTATGAATTAAGTGACGCGACGGCTTTGCTATTGAAACAAACGAAGGCAAGAGGCGGACGAGTCGTTGCCGTGGGCACGACCTCGGCACGTACGCTGGAAACGGCTGCGTCCCGTTTTCCTACCGGGGACATCCAAGCCTGCAGCGGCTGGACGGATATTTTTCTCTTCCCGGGCTATTCCTTCAAGCTGGTCGATGCGCTCCTTACGAATTTCCACCTGCCGAAGTCGACGCTGGTCATGCTGGTAAGCGCGCTTGCAGGCAGGGATAACGTCTTGAAGGCATATCGAGAAGCCGTGGAGAAGGAATACCGGTTTTTCAGTTTTGGCGATGCAATGTTTATCTACTAA
- the secF gene encoding protein translocase subunit SecF: MHFNAKVHFDFVKHRKKFYAFSIALTLIGILSLFIFNLNYGVDFKAGTNMDLAIGKPITQAEAIDVLKQAGYEDMTPTIGGAGNERVTARFDEVLNQDEIRKIQDAFKAKFGDQVDAEVNIVSPDMAREMGAKTIYAVIIASAAIMLYVTIRFEWRFALAANIAILYDAFVVVAIFSIFQLQVDLPFIAAVLTTIGYSINDKIVIFDRIRENLRFSKIKNKEQLADMVNNSIWQTMARNIYTVLAVLVVAISLFIFGSESIKLFALAKIIGLTSGAYSSICIASPLWYQFKGDPKPKAAKTQASA, translated from the coding sequence GTGCACTTTAATGCAAAGGTACATTTCGATTTTGTTAAACACCGGAAGAAGTTTTATGCATTCTCGATTGCATTGACGCTAATCGGTATATTGTCCCTGTTCATCTTCAATTTAAATTATGGCGTGGATTTCAAAGCCGGTACCAATATGGATTTGGCGATCGGCAAGCCAATTACGCAAGCGGAAGCCATTGACGTGCTGAAGCAAGCGGGCTATGAAGATATGACGCCAACCATTGGCGGTGCAGGGAACGAGCGGGTAACCGCACGGTTCGACGAAGTGCTCAATCAAGACGAAATCAGAAAGATTCAGGATGCGTTCAAAGCTAAATTCGGGGATCAGGTCGATGCGGAAGTAAACATCGTTTCCCCTGATATGGCGCGTGAGATGGGAGCCAAGACGATCTACGCCGTCATTATCGCGAGCGCCGCTATTATGCTTTATGTCACGATTCGCTTCGAGTGGCGGTTTGCGCTTGCTGCGAATATAGCCATTCTATACGATGCGTTCGTTGTCGTCGCGATTTTCTCGATCTTCCAGCTTCAGGTGGATCTGCCGTTCATCGCAGCGGTATTGACCACGATCGGATACTCGATCAACGATAAAATCGTTATTTTTGACCGGATCCGTGAAAATCTGCGCTTCAGCAAGATTAAGAACAAAGAGCAGCTGGCCGACATGGTCAATAATAGTATTTGGCAGACGATGGCACGTAATATTTATACGGTATTGGCCGTACTCGTCGTTGCAATCTCTTTGTTCATATTCGGCAGTGAGTCCATTAAGCTGTTTGCCCTTGCCAAAATCATCGGTCTGACAAGCGGTGCATATTCGTCGATCTGCATTGCCAGCCCGCTGTGGTATCAGTTCAAAGGTGATCCGAAGCCGAAGGCGGCTAAAACCCAAGCATCCGCATAA
- a CDS encoding helix-turn-helix transcriptional regulator — MRGDRLLSILLMLQESGMLTAKVLAERLEVSERTIHRDMVALSSAGVPVASDRGSSGGWRLMEGYRTDLTGLTRDELQALLLAASVRLPSDTDLRHKLESALIKLVTASPAEHLTDMKRVRERLHIDGLSWNNSHDSTPWLPLIQEAAWNDQIIEISYNKGDQVAKRTIEPLGIVAKGNIWYLIANVEADTRIYRVSRVIEARVIGEPFNRPADFDLAAWWQASTRAFYEQLPRYHTRLRMGEDQLAKLRRTRYTHVQAVRDIEPSTGSTVNAIEADVVFDSLEAACEVLFAFTLDVEALGPPELREAMLQRGMQLVEQYKH, encoded by the coding sequence ATGCGAGGTGACCGGCTGCTGTCCATTCTGCTTATGCTTCAAGAATCCGGTATGTTGACCGCAAAGGTGTTGGCCGAGCGGCTCGAAGTATCTGAACGGACGATTCACCGCGATATGGTGGCGCTCAGTTCGGCCGGTGTGCCGGTTGCCTCCGATCGCGGATCATCGGGCGGCTGGCGGTTGATGGAGGGATATCGAACGGATTTGACGGGATTAACGCGAGATGAGCTGCAGGCCCTGCTGCTAGCCGCATCCGTTCGATTGCCCTCCGATACCGATTTGAGGCATAAACTGGAGTCTGCGCTTATTAAATTAGTGACCGCTTCGCCTGCCGAACACCTGACCGATATGAAACGCGTTCGTGAACGGCTTCATATCGACGGTCTCAGCTGGAACAACAGCCATGATTCGACACCTTGGCTGCCCCTTATCCAGGAAGCGGCATGGAATGATCAGATTATTGAAATAAGCTACAATAAAGGGGATCAGGTGGCTAAGCGTACGATTGAACCGCTTGGCATCGTAGCCAAAGGGAATATCTGGTACCTGATAGCAAACGTAGAAGCGGACACGAGAATATACCGTGTGTCCCGTGTCATTGAAGCGAGGGTCATCGGGGAGCCTTTCAACCGTCCGGCGGATTTTGATTTAGCAGCCTGGTGGCAAGCCTCGACCAGAGCTTTCTATGAGCAGCTGCCGCGGTATCATACACGGCTCCGGATGGGTGAAGATCAGCTTGCCAAGCTTAGACGGACGCGGTACACGCATGTGCAAGCCGTACGAGATATTGAGCCCTCTACCGGTTCCACAGTGAATGCTATAGAAGCGGATGTGGTATTCGATTCTTTGGAAGCCGCATGCGAAGTATTATTTGCTTTCACCTTGGATGTAGAAGCGCTTGGGCCCCCGGAGCTCAGGGAAGCCATGCTTCAACGTGGAATGCAGCTGGTTGAACAGTATAAGCATTAA
- a CDS encoding cation diffusion facilitator family transporter translates to MSANDRYAKAEAAAWMGLLGNVGIAAIKGGVGLMGSKALLADACRSASDAASSFVSLTSLRRCRQFGAMDAPVPAARGRTEGTSGVIASILLMIIGLEIGISAIKSIADGVEEGPGWPAVTTVIIAFLVKELIFPVKERRSDLYASLAAFVGTGAAALGSPLGLPVLYYFDPAASLIIVVIIFTNGYRIASASVLKSRYFEEEPQDINEFKAAVQRIEGVVTVEELRAREHGHYVVADVVISVNPRITVLEGNEIAKRVKYFLMRRFGHVTDVTVYVEPYDPGYPYKSNHDPNQEQMPTLLQ, encoded by the coding sequence ATGTCTGCGAATGATCGGTATGCGAAAGCGGAAGCGGCCGCATGGATGGGTCTTCTGGGCAATGTCGGGATCGCGGCGATAAAAGGCGGCGTCGGCTTGATGGGGAGCAAGGCTCTCCTGGCCGACGCCTGCCGGTCAGCCTCCGATGCGGCGTCCTCGTTCGTGTCGTTGACGAGTCTTCGCCGATGTCGTCAATTCGGTGCGATGGATGCGCCGGTTCCGGCCGCGCGCGGAAGAACGGAGGGCACATCGGGTGTTATTGCCTCGATCCTGCTTATGATTATTGGACTGGAAATCGGGATTTCGGCAATCAAATCGATTGCGGACGGAGTGGAAGAAGGACCGGGCTGGCCCGCAGTCACCACAGTTATCATCGCTTTTCTAGTAAAAGAACTTATCTTTCCTGTGAAAGAGCGCCGGTCCGATTTATACGCCTCCTTGGCAGCGTTCGTCGGTACAGGGGCCGCGGCGCTTGGCAGCCCGCTTGGACTGCCGGTACTCTATTACTTCGACCCTGCAGCATCGTTGATCATCGTCGTCATCATCTTCACGAACGGATATCGGATTGCTTCGGCATCGGTTCTCAAGAGCAGATACTTTGAGGAAGAGCCCCAAGATATTAATGAGTTCAAAGCAGCCGTTCAACGGATCGAAGGCGTGGTAACCGTTGAAGAACTGCGTGCCAGGGAGCATGGCCATTATGTCGTTGCCGATGTCGTGATAAGCGTTAATCCGCGGATTACGGTATTAGAAGGCAATGAAATAGCCAAACGGGTGAAATATTTTCTTATGAGGCGGTTCGGTCATGTCACGGACGTCACCGTGTATGTGGAGCCGTACGATCCGGGATATCCGTATAAATCGAATCACGATCCGAATCAGGAGCAAATGCCGACGCTGCTGCAATAG
- a CDS encoding DUF421 domain-containing protein: MDLWDHVIRTLSIYVIVFLVIRLMGKREVGKLSVFDLVISVMVAEIAVIVIEDTDRPFVSGVIPMVVLLIVQVGLALIALRSRTLRHLFDGKPTVLIDRGAISREAMRKQRYNLDDLMQQLRENKVASVSEVEFAILETTGKLSVIEKKDGNCRQDDSEPGNDGQSGQISSVGSSGQLKFPKNYRFETLPVPLIMDGKLMNDNLVSLGKDRFWLNNHLKENGVSDLKQVFLCTVDQRGKLYINKQQVPRM, encoded by the coding sequence TTGGATCTGTGGGATCACGTTATCCGAACGCTTTCGATTTATGTCATCGTGTTCCTGGTTATTCGATTAATGGGAAAAAGGGAGGTTGGAAAGCTGTCGGTATTCGACCTCGTTATTTCCGTTATGGTGGCGGAGATTGCGGTCATCGTCATTGAAGATACCGATCGGCCTTTCGTTAGCGGTGTAATCCCAATGGTCGTTCTTCTGATCGTACAGGTTGGGCTGGCCTTGATCGCTCTGCGAAGCCGCACCTTGAGGCATCTGTTCGACGGGAAACCGACGGTTCTGATCGACAGGGGCGCAATTAGCCGCGAGGCGATGCGCAAGCAGCGTTATAATTTGGACGATCTCATGCAGCAGCTTCGCGAGAATAAAGTGGCATCCGTATCGGAAGTCGAATTCGCCATACTGGAGACAACGGGCAAGCTCTCGGTCATCGAGAAGAAGGACGGGAACTGCCGGCAGGACGATTCCGAACCGGGAAACGACGGACAGTCCGGGCAAATCTCTTCAGTCGGCAGCAGCGGGCAGCTGAAGTTCCCGAAGAATTACCGCTTTGAGACGCTGCCTGTACCGCTCATTATGGATGGCAAGCTAATGAACGACAATTTAGTATCGCTCGGGAAAGACCGGTTCTGGCTGAATAATCATTTGAAAGAAAACGGTGTTTCGGATTTGAAGCAGGTGTTTCTTTGTACGGTGGATCAGCGTGGAAAACTGTATATCAATAAGCAGCAAGTACCGCGGATGTAA
- a CDS encoding phosphatase PAP2 family protein, whose protein sequence is MILFDNMTTVAIYTTLVVILLLWYGALANPFRIGGLFLKELATSRTYLFHFVALIAILFLNKVELMIENNMTNYTVDFTSFVQSIEGGFVSNLQQTFENEIVTFVLAFIYVVVFQAMLIASIGIYTYQDKTKRMYYATCYAIMINYLVAIPFYFFLPVNEVWAHDSSVRFLMLDVFPTFETEYRALSGLNNCFPSLHTSISVTLAVLAIRSGNKRWAWFCSICAAAVIFAIFYLGIHWLTDMLGGMLLGLFASTVGMRISAAGTFLRSRGRQRRLGKLTYAQEDAK, encoded by the coding sequence ATGATTTTGTTTGATAATATGACGACCGTTGCAATCTATACGACACTTGTCGTCATTCTACTGCTCTGGTATGGAGCTTTAGCGAATCCCTTTCGGATTGGCGGTCTTTTTCTTAAGGAGCTCGCAACCTCGAGAACCTATCTATTTCATTTCGTCGCTTTGATAGCGATCCTGTTCTTGAATAAAGTCGAACTGATGATAGAGAATAACATGACGAATTATACCGTGGACTTTACATCGTTCGTCCAATCCATCGAGGGCGGTTTTGTCAGCAATCTGCAGCAAACCTTCGAGAACGAGATTGTTACCTTTGTATTGGCATTTATCTATGTCGTCGTTTTTCAAGCGATGCTCATTGCATCCATCGGGATTTATACCTATCAGGACAAAACAAAACGAATGTACTACGCGACATGTTATGCAATCATGATTAATTATCTCGTTGCGATTCCATTCTACTTCTTCTTGCCGGTTAATGAAGTCTGGGCGCATGACTCCAGCGTACGATTCCTCATGCTGGACGTATTCCCTACCTTCGAAACCGAATATCGAGCACTGTCCGGTCTCAACAACTGCTTCCCTAGTCTGCATACGTCAATTTCGGTGACATTGGCCGTTCTGGCCATTAGATCGGGAAACAAGCGCTGGGCTTGGTTTTGCAGCATATGCGCGGCTGCCGTCATTTTCGCGATCTTCTACTTGGGGATTCATTGGCTCACTGACATGCTTGGCGGTATGCTTCTTGGCCTGTTCGCTTCAACTGTCGGCATGCGCATCAGTGCAGCAGGGACGTTCCTTCGCAGCCGCGGCAGACAGCGCCGTCTCGGCAAGCTCACTTATGCTCAAGAAGATGCCAAATAA
- the secD gene encoding protein translocase subunit SecD: protein MNGKRIIAFLAIVVIMFGAIAWTSPSLVKDIRLGLDLKGGFEVLYEAQPIEGGEKVTPASLKETAKSLEARADKFGIAEPEITTEGSNRIRIKLAGVTNEDEVRAMLKKPINLTFRGPDGKIELQGNDFTQNGAKVEFDQLGKPMVTIKLKDAKKFEDVTTRLTGQTLGIYLDEEMLSNPSVNYPISGGSAQISGEYTMEEATKLADTINMGALPLKLTEKYTQSVGATLGQESLKKTVEAGVIGTIIILVFLIILFRIPGVVAAITVISYTWLLVVVFNLMNATLTLPGIAAFVLGIGMAVDANIIMYERIKEEIRSGKSLLSSLKTGSKNSFRTIMDANITNIISSIVLYYIGNGAIRGFALTMIFSILVSILTNVFLSRLLIYLLIQSKLFTKPSYYGVKEDEIRAL, encoded by the coding sequence ATGAACGGGAAGAGAATAATAGCCTTCCTTGCGATCGTAGTCATCATGTTCGGTGCCATCGCATGGACAAGCCCTTCACTTGTGAAGGACATCCGCTTAGGATTGGATCTGAAGGGCGGCTTCGAGGTATTGTACGAAGCGCAGCCGATTGAAGGCGGCGAGAAGGTAACGCCGGCCTCGCTGAAGGAAACGGCCAAGAGCCTTGAAGCCCGGGCTGACAAGTTCGGCATCGCCGAGCCGGAAATTACGACAGAAGGGAGCAATCGCATCCGCATTAAGCTCGCTGGCGTGACCAACGAGGATGAAGTGCGGGCGATGCTCAAGAAACCGATTAATCTGACGTTCCGTGGTCCAGACGGCAAAATCGAGCTTCAGGGCAACGATTTCACGCAGAATGGAGCCAAAGTGGAATTTGACCAGCTGGGCAAGCCGATGGTTACCATCAAGCTGAAGGATGCGAAGAAATTTGAAGATGTAACAACACGGCTGACAGGTCAAACACTCGGTATTTATTTGGATGAGGAAATGCTCTCCAACCCGTCGGTCAATTATCCGATCAGCGGCGGCAGCGCGCAGATTAGCGGCGAATACACGATGGAAGAAGCGACCAAGCTCGCAGATACGATCAATATGGGAGCCCTTCCGCTTAAGCTGACGGAGAAGTATACGCAAAGCGTAGGCGCCACGCTGGGACAGGAGTCCCTCAAAAAAACCGTGGAAGCGGGAGTGATCGGGACGATCATCATTCTGGTCTTTCTCATTATTCTGTTCCGCATTCCGGGTGTCGTGGCCGCGATTACGGTCATCTCCTATACATGGCTGCTCGTTGTCGTATTTAACCTGATGAATGCGACGTTGACGCTGCCGGGTATTGCCGCATTCGTGCTCGGGATCGGTATGGCGGTCGACGCCAATATCATCATGTACGAACGGATCAAGGAAGAAATACGCAGCGGCAAGAGTTTGCTCTCGTCACTCAAGACGGGCTCGAAGAACTCGTTCCGTACCATTATGGATGCGAACATTACGAACATTATTTCCAGCATCGTTCTTTACTATATCGGGAACGGAGCTATTCGCGGATTTGCGCTGACGATGATTTTCAGTATTCTGGTCAGTATTCTGACGAACGTCTTCCTGTCGCGCCTCCTCATTTATTTGCTCATCCAGAGCAAGCTGTTCACCAAACCTAGCTATTACGGCGTGAAGGAGGACGAAATCCGTGCACTTTAA